The following coding sequences lie in one Maylandia zebra isolate NMK-2024a linkage group LG14, Mzebra_GT3a, whole genome shotgun sequence genomic window:
- the LOC143412525 gene encoding histone-lysine N-methyltransferase set-1-like, whose protein sequence is MSTAIRRRIKNTKPIVQENMRRRRIPPREDAVCHVSAGRDKLGLDIHYINAFKGRGIFTTVPFQKGDFLLEYRGKLITKEECERRHRVYHDSLKVFMFEFKFDGKLWCVDASQEDGSLGRLVNDNHISPSAKMKILNINGKPHLCLFASRDISPGEEIDYNYGDSDWLWRCKTETSQIQKTVSCLKPQPNSFPNNDLDLKHPEPERVNIIQCTT, encoded by the exons ATGTCGACGGCAATACGAAGAcggattaaaaacacaaag CCAATCGTACAGGAGAACATGCGAAGGAGACGCATTCCTCCACGGGAGGATGCAGTCTGTCATGTTTCTGCTGGAAGGGACAAACTGGGACTTGATATCCACTACATAAATGCCTTCAAAG GTCGGGGCATTTTCACGACTGTTCCATTCCAAAAAGGAGACTTTCTTTTGGAATACAGAGGTAAACTCATAACAAAAGAAGAATGTGAGCGGAGACACAGAGTTTATCATGACAGCCTGAAGGTGTTCATGTTTGAATTCAAGTTTGATGGAAAACTCTGGTG TGTGGATGCATCTCAAGAAGATGGGTCATTAGGCAGACTTGTCAACGACAACCACATCAGTCCAAGTGCTAAgatgaaaatattaaatatcaatGGAAAGCCCCATCTATGCTTATTTGCAAGCAGAGACATAAGTCCAGGCGAAGAAATAGACTATAATTATGGTGACTCGGATTGGCTCTGGAGATGCAAG acggagaccagccagattcagaagactgtgagctgcctaaagccgcaaccaaacagctttccaaacaatgatctggacctgaaacatccagagcctgaaagggtaaatataatccagtgtaccacttaa